AATTTCAGGCACATTAGAATACTCTATGCAATCAATGTTTTCTTTATTCAATTCGTTGCTTATCGCATTAATGCGCACGCCCTTAACCCCCACCGCCGCGCCTATGGGATCAATCCTAGCGTTATGGGAAAAAAAGCTCACTTTCGCTCTGTTGCCTGGGATTCGCGTGCAATGGATGATTTCAATTTCTTTATCTTTAATTTCAGGGACTTCTAATTCCAACAAAGCTTCAAGCATTTTAGGGGTGGTGCGGCTCAGTTCTAATAGTAAGCCTTTTTTCGTGCGTTTGACTTGCGTTAAAACCGCCTTGATGCTATCGCCTATTTTAAAACTCTCGCCCTTGATGCGATGGCGCATGGAAAGAACGCCCTGAAATTGCTGCTCGATTTCAATAAAAGTGTTTTGATTTTTATCCACTAAAATCACTTGCCCCATTAAAACGCTGTTAAGGCGCTTTTGGAACGCTTCAAAGTGGCTGTCTTCTAACGCTTTTTCTAGCTGGTATTGCAAATCTTTAAAAAGGCGGTTGATCGCTCCTTGTTTCATGCTCTCCAAACTCAAGCTGTAAGACAATTCGTCTTTAATCTTAACGCTTGGATCCATTTCTTTGGCTTTAGACAGGCTGATGTATTTAGAAGGATCGTTAACCAACCTTTCATCATCGTCTTCTAAAACTTCTACCAACTGAATAAGCTGGAGTTGCTTGTTTTCTTCAATTACCGAGTAACGCGCTAGGGGGTCCAATTCGTTTTGCGCCATTTTTAACAAACAGCCTTGAATCACTTTTGAAATCATCTCTTTAGGCAAATTTTTTTCATACGCAATGCATTCTATAAGGTCGCTGATTTTTTCCATTCTTAAGTTCCTTTAAATTGATGTTCTATCGTTTTTTGTCATTCTCTATTGTGGGGGAGTGGCGCGTTTAAAAGAAATTTTATTATAGCGAATTTTTAAGCCTTGTTAAGGATTTCTTTTAAAACCAGAGCGATTTTTTCCAAATCTTCTTTATTCAAGCTAAAGACTTCAAAGCACACAAATTCGCATGAAATTCTTGTAATAACGCCTTTTTGAAAAAGCCTTAAATAAAGTTTCTCACCATTTAAAGCACGGGTGTTTTTGGGCTGGATTTTCACGCAAAAGGATTCTAATTCCCTACCAAACAAATTCCCTATTTTAGAAAAGCTAGAGGCTATGCTCACATTCAATTCTAAAGGCTTTAAAAGAGCGTAGAGTTTCAAGGCTTTTTGCAATAAGGCGTCTTTAGTTTGGTTTAGTAGCGCATGGATTGTGATTTCTTCTTGATGATTGACCCATGCGTTTAGGCTGCAAAAAAGCAAGGTGAGGGTGATTTTACCCACCCTCAAGGCTCTATAAAGGGGGTGGTTTTTTAACATTCCAACCCATTCTTTTTTGCCCATAATAATGCCCGCTTGCGTACCATTAAAGGATTTGTCCGCGCTAAAGCTTAAAAGCGATGGTTTTAAGGCTAAAACCTCTTCCAAAGCCGTTCTATTTAACAAATCCACATCCCCTAAATTGTAATAATCTATCAAACCATGCTCTTTAGCTAGGGCTTGCAAATCTTTAAAAGGCGTGTCTTTTTGAAAAGTGGGGTTGTGGGTTTTGAATAGCATTTT
This DNA window, taken from Helicobacter pylori, encodes the following:
- the nusA gene encoding transcription termination factor NusA, whose translation is MEKISDLIECIAYEKNLPKEMISKVIQGCLLKMAQNELDPLARYSVIEENKQLQLIQLVEVLEDDDERLVNDPSKYISLSKAKEMDPSVKIKDELSYSLSLESMKQGAINRLFKDLQYQLEKALEDSHFEAFQKRLNSVLMGQVILVDKNQNTFIEIEQQFQGVLSMRHRIKGESFKIGDSIKAVLTQVKRTKKGLLLELSRTTPKMLEALLELEVPEIKDKEIEIIHCTRIPGNRAKVSFFSHNARIDPIGAAVGVKGVRINAISNELNKENIDCIEYSNVPEIYITLALAPAKILSVEIKKIPIEELNAEEKESVQERFIVNNHLQKAKVRLLDIEKSKAIGKGGVNVCLASMLTGYHIEFETIPSVKENAENESEKETQKVGVEALESLFKN
- a CDS encoding aminotransferase class V-fold PLP-dependent enzyme, yielding MAKETPPTTPDLLKSPYQKIINASVSVFDETHGRSFFSPQFYEKIEPYLKEVLTHPIGLECDLNTAKKTNRLTPLKQLFKACFDTEEVLIVNNNTSAIFLIANALAQQKEIVVSYGELVGGDFNLKDILLSSGARLHLVGNTNRAYLRDYRLALNENSKMLFKTHNPTFQKDTPFKDLQALAKEHGLIDYYNLGDVDLLNRTALEEVLALKPSLLSFSADKSFNGTQAGIIMGKKEWVGMLKNHPLYRALRVGKITLTLLFCSLNAWVNHQEEITIHALLNQTKDALLQKALKLYALLKPLELNVSIASSFSKIGNLFGRELESFCVKIQPKNTRALNGEKLYLRLFQKGVITRISCEFVCFEVFSLNKEDLEKIALVLKEILNKA